One Halosegnis longus DNA window includes the following coding sequences:
- a CDS encoding universal stress protein: protein MNVLLGIGGSEDSFRALDKTIDRAQEAGDSLTVAILENPDSDPDPDDLAERARAALDDAGLDPDVHILEGHAGSQLVEFAEREGYELIVLGGGETSPLGKVQLGSIAEFVLLNATVSVTLVR from the coding sequence ATGAACGTCCTGCTTGGCATCGGCGGGAGCGAGGACTCCTTTCGCGCCCTCGATAAGACAATCGACCGGGCACAGGAGGCCGGCGACTCGCTGACCGTCGCCATCCTCGAGAACCCCGACTCCGACCCCGACCCCGACGACCTCGCCGAGCGCGCACGCGCGGCACTCGACGACGCCGGGCTCGACCCCGACGTGCACATCCTCGAAGGCCACGCCGGCAGCCAACTCGTCGAGTTCGCAGAGCGCGAGGGGTACGAACTCATCGTCCTCGGGGGCGGTGAGACCAGCCCGCTCGGGAAGGTCCAGCTCGGCTCCATCGCGGAGTTCGTCCTGTTGAACGCCACTGTCTCGGTCACCTTGGTCCGATGA
- a CDS encoding GNAT family N-acetyltransferase, whose protein sequence is MSRIYPDEVAGPYDPPPRSFTDKAGRDIQIRRFDDDMAALVSMYLDFDPDDRAQGIPPTTDEQIREWLDTIVTEEGVNVIAWHDGDAVGHATLVPDFDDNEGTEGLDEFELAIFVLAEYQESGIGSQLITALLGAGREAEIDRVWLTVERWNHAAVALYEKVGFEPSDTGSFELEMGAKLR, encoded by the coding sequence ATGAGTCGCATCTACCCCGACGAGGTCGCCGGACCGTACGACCCGCCCCCGCGCTCGTTCACCGACAAGGCCGGCCGCGACATCCAGATTCGCCGCTTCGACGACGACATGGCGGCGCTCGTCTCGATGTATCTCGACTTCGACCCCGACGACCGCGCCCAGGGGATCCCCCCGACGACCGACGAGCAGATTCGCGAGTGGCTCGACACCATCGTCACCGAGGAGGGCGTCAACGTCATCGCGTGGCACGACGGCGACGCCGTCGGCCACGCCACCCTCGTCCCGGACTTCGATGACAACGAGGGGACGGAGGGACTCGACGAGTTCGAGCTCGCCATCTTCGTCCTCGCGGAGTACCAGGAGTCGGGCATCGGCTCACAGCTCATCACCGCGCTGCTCGGGGCCGGCCGCGAGGCAGAAATCGACCGGGTGTGGCTCACCGTCGAGCGGTGGAACCACGCCGCCGTCGCGCTGTACGAGAAGGTCGGCTTCGAGCCGTCCGACACCGGCAGCTTCGAGCTGGAGATGGGCGCGAAGCTACGCTGA
- a CDS encoding dihydroorotase, translating to MLFQAATLADGRVRDVRVDGETIAAVGDLTPTGDERVVDATDKRLLPGMIDAHVHFREPGYAHKETWTSGSKSAAAGGVTTVVDQPNTDPPTVDGEAFDQKAALAAESYVDYGINGGVTGSWDPDSLLARPLFALGEVFLADSTGEMGIEGDLFADALVAASETDTRVTVHAEDATLFDESARDRDDADAWSAYRTAEAEAVAVERACETAREHDTQIHVAHTSTPAGIDTAAEAGMTCEVTPHHLFLSRDDLAELGTHGRMNPPLRSEQRREAVFERVADGTVDMIATDHAPHTRAEKDTDVWSAPSGVPGVETALPLLLAAADRGELTYERVRDLTAATPADVFGLDRKGRIEEGNDADLVLVGTEPRAIRGDALHTNCEWTPFEGMDGVFPSLTLVRGSVVYEDGEFGSRAGENVRSA from the coding sequence ATGCTCTTTCAGGCCGCGACGCTCGCCGACGGACGAGTGCGTGACGTACGGGTCGACGGCGAGACCATCGCCGCCGTCGGCGACCTCACTCCGACCGGCGACGAGCGCGTCGTCGACGCGACGGACAAGCGACTGCTCCCGGGGATGATTGACGCGCACGTCCACTTCCGGGAACCGGGCTACGCGCACAAGGAGACGTGGACGAGCGGGTCGAAGTCGGCCGCGGCCGGCGGCGTCACGACCGTCGTCGACCAGCCGAACACCGACCCGCCGACCGTCGACGGCGAGGCGTTCGACCAGAAGGCCGCCCTCGCGGCCGAGTCGTACGTCGACTACGGCATCAACGGCGGCGTCACCGGGTCGTGGGACCCCGACTCCCTGCTCGCGCGCCCGCTGTTCGCGCTCGGCGAGGTGTTCCTCGCCGACTCGACGGGCGAGATGGGTATCGAGGGCGACCTGTTCGCGGACGCGCTCGTGGCCGCGAGCGAGACCGACACCCGCGTCACGGTCCACGCCGAGGACGCGACCCTCTTCGATGAGTCGGCCCGCGACCGGGACGACGCCGACGCGTGGAGCGCCTACCGGACCGCCGAGGCCGAGGCCGTCGCCGTCGAGCGCGCCTGTGAGACCGCCCGCGAGCACGACACCCAGATTCACGTCGCCCACACCTCCACGCCGGCGGGTATCGACACCGCGGCCGAGGCCGGGATGACCTGCGAGGTGACGCCACACCACCTCTTCTTGTCGCGCGATGACCTCGCCGAGTTGGGCACGCACGGACGGATGAATCCGCCACTCCGGAGCGAACAGCGCCGCGAGGCCGTCTTCGAGCGCGTCGCCGACGGCACCGTCGACATGATTGCGACCGACCACGCGCCACACACCCGCGCCGAGAAGGACACCGACGTCTGGTCGGCTCCCTCCGGTGTGCCGGGCGTCGAGACCGCGCTCCCGCTGTTGCTCGCGGCCGCCGACCGGGGCGAGCTGACGTACGAGCGCGTGCGCGACCTCACGGCGGCGACTCCGGCCGACGTGTTCGGGCTCGACCGGAAGGGAAGAATCGAGGAAGGCAACGACGCCGACCTCGTGCTCGTCGGGACGGAGCCGCGAGCGATTCGCGGCGACGCCCTCCATACGAACTGCGAGTGGACGCCCTTCGAGGGGATGGACGGCGTGTTCCCGTCGCTGACGCTGGTGCGCGGGTCGGTCGTGTACGAGGACGGCGAGTTCGGGTCGCGCGCCGGCGAAAACGTCCGGTCAGCGTAG
- a CDS encoding lipoyl protein ligase domain-containing protein: protein MRIVRGRAADIAADRAVTTALREDVASDGEGAVRAWRPHRQLAFGRRDARADGYEQARAAAREHGYPPHERDVGGRAVAYTGSTVAFLRLEPLDDLRVGMDDRYDAAVADVQRALETVGVTAARGEPPDAFCPGQHSLSSDGKLVGLAQRVSKGVAQTAGIAVVRDHEQIATVLGAVYDALDVPFDPDSVGSVARAGGDGDPDRVARALESALVGGRDATVERLR, encoded by the coding sequence ATGCGAATCGTCCGCGGGCGAGCGGCAGACATCGCGGCCGACCGCGCGGTCACGACCGCGCTCCGTGAGGACGTGGCGAGCGACGGCGAGGGCGCAGTGCGAGCGTGGCGACCACACCGACAGCTGGCGTTCGGCCGCCGCGACGCCCGCGCTGACGGCTACGAGCAGGCGCGTGCCGCCGCCCGCGAGCACGGCTATCCGCCACACGAGCGCGACGTGGGCGGCCGCGCGGTCGCGTACACGGGGTCGACGGTCGCCTTTCTCCGTCTCGAACCGCTCGACGACCTCCGGGTCGGGATGGACGACCGCTACGACGCCGCGGTCGCGGACGTACAGCGTGCACTCGAAACAGTGGGGGTGACGGCAGCGCGGGGGGAGCCGCCCGACGCCTTCTGTCCCGGCCAACACTCCCTCTCTTCGGACGGGAAACTCGTCGGCCTCGCACAGCGCGTCTCGAAGGGCGTCGCACAGACCGCCGGTATCGCCGTCGTGCGCGACCACGAGCAAATCGCCACCGTGCTCGGGGCGGTGTACGACGCGCTCGACGTTCCCTTCGACCCCGACAGCGTCGGGAGCGTCGCACGGGCAGGCGGAGACGGCGACCCCGACCGGGTGGCCCGCGCGCTCGAATCGGCGCTCGTCGGCGGCCGCGACGCGACCGTCGAGCGCCTGCGGTAG
- a CDS encoding gamma-glutamyltransferase family protein: MDNEAVDGFGSRRSTVYGSEGMVATSQPLAATAGLETLEAGGNAFDAAVATAAALNVVEPTSTGLGGDVFALYRTADGEVGAMRSCGGAPANATRQTVREAVADEDEDPSEAEMPMLGPQTVTVPGTARGWEATTERFGERSLGENLQHAIRYATEGYPVSPVIADAWSYAEDLFDNENARNAYLVDGERAPEAGEHVTLDALGATLETIAEEGADAVYEGEIGEQIVEEVQEAGGFLTMDDLTEFEPEFPDPVSTSYNGTEVYELPPNNQGLIVLEALNIASELGASEAEGTERVHLFVEALKRAFHDGHRYITDPDYEELPPLNSAEWASERASDVEETAGDVEFMQRTGEDADTVLLCVADDEGNVVSYINSRFAGFGSGLVAGDTGIALQNRGASFSLDDDHPNRFEPGKRPFHTLIPGLIDFAPDTEEEEDWAAFGVMGGFMQPQGHLQTVTSLVDDGLTPQQALDRPRWRYREDGRLAVEARFPTETQNGLLRRGHDLAVLPPIQFGGAQFVRRNADGVLSGATEPRKDGNAVGR; the protein is encoded by the coding sequence ATGGACAACGAGGCAGTAGACGGGTTCGGCTCGCGCCGCTCGACCGTGTACGGCAGCGAGGGGATGGTCGCGACGAGCCAGCCGCTGGCGGCGACGGCAGGGTTAGAGACGCTCGAAGCCGGCGGCAACGCCTTCGACGCGGCGGTCGCGACCGCGGCCGCGCTCAACGTCGTGGAGCCGACCTCGACGGGGCTGGGCGGTGACGTGTTCGCCCTCTACCGGACGGCGGACGGCGAGGTGGGGGCGATGCGCTCGTGTGGCGGTGCACCGGCGAACGCGACCCGACAGACGGTGCGCGAGGCAGTGGCCGACGAGGACGAGGACCCCAGCGAAGCCGAGATGCCGATGCTCGGTCCCCAGACCGTGACGGTTCCGGGGACGGCCCGCGGGTGGGAGGCGACGACCGAGCGGTTCGGCGAGCGCAGCCTCGGGGAGAACCTCCAACACGCCATCCGGTACGCGACGGAGGGGTATCCCGTCTCGCCGGTCATCGCCGACGCGTGGAGCTACGCCGAGGACCTCTTCGACAACGAGAACGCCCGCAATGCCTACCTCGTAGACGGTGAACGCGCCCCGGAGGCGGGCGAACACGTCACTCTCGACGCCCTCGGCGCGACGCTCGAAACCATCGCCGAGGAGGGCGCAGACGCCGTCTACGAGGGCGAAATCGGCGAGCAAATCGTCGAAGAGGTGCAGGAGGCCGGCGGCTTCCTCACGATGGACGACCTCACAGAGTTCGAACCGGAGTTTCCCGACCCCGTCTCGACTAGCTACAACGGGACCGAGGTGTACGAACTCCCGCCGAACAATCAGGGACTCATCGTGTTGGAGGCGCTCAACATCGCCAGCGAACTGGGCGCGAGCGAGGCCGAGGGGACCGAGCGCGTCCACCTGTTCGTGGAGGCGCTCAAGCGGGCGTTCCACGACGGCCACCGCTACATCACCGACCCCGACTACGAGGAGCTGCCGCCGCTCAACAGCGCCGAGTGGGCGAGCGAGCGCGCGAGCGACGTGGAGGAGACGGCCGGCGACGTGGAGTTCATGCAACGGACGGGCGAGGACGCCGACACCGTCCTCCTGTGTGTGGCCGACGACGAGGGGAACGTGGTGTCGTACATCAACTCCCGGTTCGCGGGCTTCGGCTCCGGGCTGGTCGCCGGCGACACGGGCATCGCACTCCAGAACCGCGGGGCCTCCTTCTCGCTGGACGACGACCACCCGAACCGGTTCGAACCGGGCAAGCGCCCGTTCCACACCCTGATTCCGGGGCTTATCGACTTCGCACCCGACACTGAGGAGGAGGAGGACTGGGCGGCCTTCGGCGTGATGGGCGGATTCATGCAGCCACAGGGGCATCTCCAGACCGTGACGAGCCTCGTGGACGACGGGCTGACGCCACAGCAGGCGCTCGACCGGCCGCGCTGGCGCTACCGCGAGGACGGCCGGCTGGCCGTCGAAGCGCGGTTCCCGACCGAGACGCAAAACGGGCTCTTGCGCCGGGGTCACGACCTCGCCGTGTTGCCGCCGATTCAGTTCGGCGGCGCGCAGTTCGTGCGCCGCAACGCCGACGGCGTCCTGTCGGGCGCGACGGAGCCACGAAAGGACGGAAACGCCGTCGGCCGGTAA
- the htpX gene encoding zinc metalloprotease HtpX has translation MEWKTDWGLRARMGFTMFLLFALYLVFAVVITTFFSGSAQLFLGLMVLFMGAQFFFSDKLALYSMGAREVSDDEYPQLHATIGRLAQQADLPKPKVAVADSRVPNAFATGRSQSNSAVCVTTGIMDTLSEEELEGVIAHELAHVKNRDVMVMTIASFLSTIAFLIVRWGWLFAGGGNREGGNQAPVFVAIIASLVVWILSFLLIRALSRYREFAADRGGAAITGKPSALASALLKISGKMDSVPNDDLREQSEMNAFFIIPIKAGAIGRLFSTHPSTDKRVERLRELEREMETQ, from the coding sequence ATGGAGTGGAAGACAGATTGGGGACTGCGGGCGCGCATGGGGTTCACCATGTTCCTCCTGTTCGCGCTGTATCTCGTATTCGCGGTCGTCATCACGACGTTCTTCAGCGGAAGCGCACAGCTCTTCTTGGGGCTGATGGTGCTGTTCATGGGCGCACAGTTCTTCTTCTCGGACAAGCTGGCGCTGTACTCGATGGGGGCACGCGAGGTCTCGGACGACGAGTATCCGCAGCTACACGCGACCATCGGCCGACTCGCACAGCAGGCAGACCTCCCGAAGCCGAAGGTGGCCGTCGCCGACTCGCGGGTTCCGAACGCGTTCGCGACGGGCCGCTCACAGTCCAACAGCGCGGTCTGTGTCACGACGGGCATCATGGACACCCTCTCCGAGGAGGAGCTGGAGGGCGTGATCGCCCACGAACTCGCCCACGTCAAGAACCGCGACGTGATGGTGATGACCATCGCGTCGTTCCTCTCGACGATTGCCTTCCTCATCGTCCGGTGGGGGTGGCTGTTCGCGGGCGGCGGCAACCGCGAGGGCGGGAATCAGGCTCCCGTCTTCGTCGCCATCATCGCGTCGCTGGTCGTCTGGATTCTGTCGTTCCTGCTGATTCGGGCGCTCTCGCGCTACCGCGAGTTCGCGGCCGACCGCGGCGGCGCGGCCATCACGGGCAAGCCCTCGGCGCTCGCGTCCGCCCTGCTCAAGATTAGCGGGAAGATGGACAGCGTGCCGAACGACGACCTCCGCGAGCAGTCGGAGATGAACGCGTTCTTCATCATCCCCATCAAGGCCGGGGCGATTGGTCGGCTGTTCTCGACACACCCCTCGACGGACAAGCGCGTCGAGCGGCTCCGTGAACTGGAACGCGAGATGGAAACGCAATAA
- the pspAB gene encoding PspA-associated protein PspAB codes for MGLFDSVKQALGVAAEADATREGDPEALFDLSTAAVTMEAQLDFAPADEAALCFSGVDSTAFTDARDEVAAVLDAGESETGTVFEFRTDAHGYDWVVLADTEFEDLVTSVHFAADTMQESGFGSRLLAAAFPFERDNTVAYWLYSFRRGSYYPFVPTGDRNHDSSTEFKLESVLGSELTIEEDKEYWYPMWPEGDARPWGRPLEPGE; via the coding sequence ATGGGGCTGTTCGACTCTGTCAAACAGGCGCTCGGCGTCGCCGCCGAGGCCGACGCGACCCGCGAGGGCGACCCCGAGGCGCTGTTTGACCTCTCGACGGCCGCCGTGACGATGGAGGCGCAACTCGACTTCGCTCCGGCAGACGAGGCCGCGCTCTGCTTTTCGGGGGTGGACTCGACGGCCTTCACCGATGCGCGCGACGAGGTGGCGGCCGTCCTCGACGCCGGCGAGTCGGAGACGGGCACCGTCTTCGAGTTCCGCACCGACGCCCACGGCTACGACTGGGTCGTCCTCGCCGACACGGAGTTCGAGGACCTCGTGACGAGCGTTCACTTCGCCGCCGACACGATGCAGGAGTCCGGCTTCGGCTCCCGGCTGCTCGCGGCGGCGTTCCCCTTCGAGCGGGACAACACCGTCGCCTACTGGCTCTACTCCTTCCGCCGGGGGAGCTACTACCCGTTCGTCCCGACCGGCGACCGAAACCACGACTCCAGCACGGAGTTCAAACTCGAATCCGTCCTCGGCTCGGAGCTCACCATCGAGGAGGACAAGGAGTACTGGTATCCGATGTGGCCCGAAGGCGACGCCCGTCCGTGGGGTCGCCCGCTCGAACCCGGCGAGTAG
- the radA gene encoding DNA repair and recombination protein RadA: MSATQDLEDLPGVGPATADKLQDNGYDSYQSIAVASPSELSNKADVGESSASDIINAAREAADIGGFETGTSVLERREEIGKLQWLIPEIDEMLGGGVETQSITEVYGEFGSGKSQITHQLAVNVQLQAENGGLHGRCIFIDTEDTFRPERIDEMVRGLDDEVIDSELEYRDIEGSAGDDEAMEALVDDVLAKIHVAKAFNSNHQILLAEKSLEIAKEHEDDDYPVRLLCVDSLTAHFRAEYVGRGELANRQQKLNKHLHSLDRVGNLYNAAVVVTNQVQSNPDAFFGDPTKPIGGNILGHKSTFRMYLKKSKGNKRIVKLVDAPNLADGESVMRVENAGIKPE; the protein is encoded by the coding sequence ATGTCCGCAACACAGGACCTCGAAGACCTCCCGGGTGTCGGCCCGGCTACCGCCGACAAGCTCCAGGACAACGGCTACGACTCCTATCAGTCCATCGCCGTCGCTTCCCCGAGTGAGCTCTCGAACAAGGCCGACGTGGGCGAGTCGTCGGCGTCCGACATCATCAACGCCGCCCGCGAGGCCGCCGACATCGGCGGCTTCGAGACCGGGACGAGCGTGCTCGAGCGCCGCGAGGAAATCGGCAAGCTCCAGTGGCTCATCCCCGAAATCGACGAGATGCTCGGCGGCGGCGTCGAGACCCAGTCGATCACCGAGGTGTACGGCGAGTTCGGCTCCGGCAAGTCCCAGATCACCCACCAGCTCGCGGTGAACGTCCAGCTACAGGCCGAGAACGGCGGCCTCCACGGTCGCTGTATCTTCATCGACACGGAGGACACCTTCCGGCCCGAGCGCATCGACGAGATGGTTCGAGGACTCGACGACGAGGTCATCGACTCCGAACTCGAGTACCGAGACATCGAGGGGAGCGCCGGCGACGACGAGGCCATGGAGGCGCTCGTGGACGACGTACTCGCGAAGATTCACGTCGCGAAGGCGTTCAACTCCAACCACCAGATCCTCCTCGCCGAGAAGTCGCTGGAAATCGCGAAGGAACACGAGGACGACGACTACCCCGTCCGGCTGCTGTGTGTCGACTCGCTCACGGCCCACTTCCGCGCCGAGTACGTCGGCCGCGGTGAGCTCGCCAACCGCCAGCAGAAGCTGAACAAACACCTCCACAGCCTCGACCGCGTCGGCAACCTCTACAACGCCGCCGTGGTCGTCACGAACCAGGTGCAGTCGAACCCGGACGCCTTCTTCGGCGACCCCACCAAGCCCATCGGCGGCAACATCCTCGGTCACAAGTCGACGTTCCGGATGTACCTGAAGAAGTCGAAGGGGAACAAGCGCATCGTCAAGCTCGTCGACGCGCCGAACCTGGCCGACGGCGAGTCCGTCATGCGCGTCGAGAACGCGGGTATCAAGCCCGAGTAG